The following coding sequences lie in one Rhizobium rhododendri genomic window:
- a CDS encoding heme o synthase, producing the protein MTVIDNHEILASEGDLGLSQASARDYFELLKPRVMQLVVFTALAGLVLAPGHINPFIAVISILCIAVGAGASGSLNMWYDADIDAIMTRTAKRPIPSGRVTGSEALGFGLVLSGFSITILALAVGWLPAAILAFTIFFYAVVYTMWLKRSTPQNIVIGGAAGAFPPVIGWACVTGTVPMESIVLFLIIFLWTPAHFWALALFKMKDYGSVGVPMLPNVSGIPTTKNQIVVYAVLTAVVGVAPTMMGMSSIGYGIVAGILGAIFVYCSITVWRMPETDVKMVPAKRMFAYSIFYLFAIFSALMIDRLVTVLASGTGGWF; encoded by the coding sequence ATGACCGTTATCGACAACCACGAGATCCTGGCTTCCGAAGGCGACCTCGGCCTGTCGCAGGCCAGTGCGCGCGATTACTTCGAGCTTCTGAAGCCGCGCGTGATGCAGCTCGTGGTGTTCACCGCGCTGGCCGGCCTGGTGCTGGCGCCCGGTCACATCAATCCGTTCATTGCCGTCATCTCGATCCTCTGCATCGCCGTTGGAGCCGGTGCCTCCGGCTCCCTCAATATGTGGTATGATGCAGACATCGACGCCATCATGACCCGCACCGCCAAGCGGCCTATCCCGTCCGGCCGCGTGACCGGCTCGGAAGCGCTCGGCTTCGGACTGGTGCTGTCCGGCTTCTCGATCACCATTCTGGCGCTCGCCGTCGGCTGGCTGCCTGCCGCCATTCTCGCCTTCACGATCTTCTTCTACGCCGTCGTCTACACGATGTGGCTGAAGCGCTCGACGCCGCAGAACATCGTCATTGGCGGTGCTGCCGGCGCATTTCCGCCGGTCATCGGCTGGGCCTGCGTCACCGGCACCGTGCCGATGGAAAGCATCGTCCTGTTCCTCATCATCTTCCTCTGGACGCCGGCCCACTTCTGGGCGCTGGCACTGTTCAAGATGAAGGATTACGGCTCCGTCGGCGTGCCCATGCTGCCGAATGTCTCGGGCATTCCGACCACCAAGAACCAGATCGTCGTCTACGCCGTGCTAACCGCCGTTGTCGGTGTGGCACCGACCATGATGGGCATGTCCTCGATCGGCTACGGGATCGTCGCCGGCATTCTCGGCGCCATCTTCGTCTACTGTTCGATCACCGTCTGGCGGATGCCGGAAACCGATGTGAAGATGGTCCCGGCCAAGCGGATGTTCGCCTATTCGATCTTCTACCTCTTTGCCATCTTCTCGGCCCTGATGATCGACCGTCTGGTGACGGTGCTGGCCTCGGGCACCGGAGGCTGGTTCTGA
- a CDS encoding cytochrome c oxidase assembly protein, whose product MCLSFVVGMGAMSYAAVPLYRMFCQVTGFNGTTQRVEQASTVVLDKRIRVTFDANVASGVPWDFKSMQREVDPKIGETIMIKFVAENKSDQPTRAQAIFNVSPIEAGAYFNKVQCFCFNETDLAPGEKREMPVVFYIDPEITKAAETKDIGTLTLSYTFYPRDDAKPVASNEAAAKVGVKKL is encoded by the coding sequence ATGTGCCTGAGCTTCGTGGTCGGCATGGGCGCGATGAGCTATGCCGCTGTGCCGCTCTATCGCATGTTCTGCCAGGTCACCGGCTTCAACGGTACGACGCAGCGCGTCGAGCAGGCTTCGACCGTAGTGCTCGACAAGCGCATCCGCGTCACATTTGATGCCAACGTCGCCTCGGGCGTGCCCTGGGACTTCAAGTCGATGCAGCGCGAGGTCGATCCGAAGATCGGCGAGACGATCATGATCAAGTTCGTCGCCGAGAACAAATCAGACCAGCCGACCCGCGCGCAGGCGATCTTCAACGTCTCGCCGATCGAGGCCGGCGCCTATTTCAACAAGGTGCAGTGTTTCTGCTTTAACGAGACGGATCTTGCGCCGGGGGAAAAGCGCGAGATGCCGGTGGTTTTCTACATTGATCCGGAGATTACCAAGGCGGCGGAAACCAAGGACATCGGCACGCTGACGCTGTCCTATACGTTCTATCCGCGGGATGACGCCAAACCCGTGGCATCGAACGAGGCTGCGGCCAAGGTCGGGGTGAAGAAGCTTTAG
- a CDS encoding cytochrome c oxidase subunit 3, translated as MADVHQKNHDYHIIDPSPWPILAAIGALVITFGGVAYMRYLNNSPFKLFGIDFASPWLFFIGLVVILYVMYAWWADTVKEAHEGAHTRVVSLHLRYGMIMFIASEVMFFVAWFWAYFDVSLFPNEAIQASRVIFTGGQWPPKGVEVLDPWHLPIYNTIILLLSGTTVTWAHHALLHNDRKGMITGLALTVALGVLFSSVQAYEYAHAPFAFKSSIYGATFFMATGFHGFHVLIGTIFLAVCLIRAMRGDFTPTQHFGFEAAAWYWHFVDVVWLFLFFAIYIWGGWGAPVAG; from the coding sequence ATGGCTGACGTACACCAGAAGAACCACGATTATCACATCATCGATCCGAGCCCCTGGCCGATCCTTGCGGCGATCGGCGCGCTCGTCATTACCTTCGGTGGCGTGGCCTATATGCGCTATCTCAACAACAGCCCGTTCAAGCTGTTCGGCATCGATTTCGCCAGCCCCTGGCTGTTCTTCATCGGCCTCGTCGTCATCCTCTACGTCATGTACGCCTGGTGGGCAGATACGGTGAAGGAAGCCCATGAGGGCGCCCATACCCGCGTCGTGTCGCTGCACCTGCGCTACGGCATGATCATGTTCATCGCTTCGGAAGTGATGTTCTTCGTCGCCTGGTTCTGGGCCTATTTCGACGTCAGCCTGTTTCCGAACGAAGCCATCCAGGCCTCGCGCGTCATATTCACCGGCGGACAATGGCCACCGAAGGGTGTCGAGGTGCTCGATCCCTGGCATCTGCCGATCTACAACACCATCATCCTCCTGCTGTCGGGCACGACCGTCACCTGGGCCCATCACGCGCTGCTGCACAACGACCGCAAGGGCATGATCACCGGTCTGGCGCTTACGGTTGCCTTGGGCGTACTGTTCTCCAGCGTCCAAGCCTATGAATATGCCCACGCGCCGTTTGCCTTCAAAAGCTCGATCTACGGCGCTACATTCTTCATGGCGACGGGTTTCCATGGCTTCCACGTGCTGATCGGCACCATCTTCTTGGCTGTCTGCCTGATCAGGGCGATGCGTGGCGATTTTACGCCGACCCAGCATTTCGGCTTCGAGGCCGCCGCCTGGTACTGGCATTTCGTCGACGTGGTCTGGCTGTTCCTGTTCTTCGCCATCTACATCTGGGGCGGCTGGGGCGCACCCGTCGCCGGATGA
- a CDS encoding DUF983 domain-containing protein encodes MVNDTAHFPPVDPIRVGLRGRCPRCGQGALFDGVLALKPRCAACNLDFSFADSGDGPAVFVILIVGFIVIGLVLWLQVNYGPPIWVHGILFGPLTILLSLLSLRWSKGIFVALQYRHDASEGQIERD; translated from the coding sequence ATGGTCAACGACACTGCCCATTTCCCGCCGGTTGATCCCATCAGGGTCGGCCTCCGGGGTCGCTGCCCGCGATGCGGACAGGGTGCGTTATTCGATGGTGTCCTAGCGCTGAAGCCTCGTTGCGCTGCCTGCAACCTCGATTTCTCCTTCGCCGACAGTGGCGATGGCCCGGCTGTTTTCGTCATCCTCATCGTCGGCTTCATCGTCATCGGTCTGGTCCTCTGGCTGCAGGTCAATTACGGCCCGCCAATCTGGGTCCACGGGATATTGTTCGGCCCTCTGACCATTCTCCTGTCGCTTTTGTCGCTGCGCTGGAGCAAGGGCATCTTCGTGGCGCTGCAATACCGTCACGACGCCAGCGAAGGACAAATCGAACGTGACTGA
- a CDS encoding SURF1 family protein gives MPIQKPGANAAWQAFKVLLLLSVLAVLLALGTWQVQRLKWKEGLIADITERQAAAPIPLGDIEAMAARGGDIEYRRVTTSGRYLNDKERHFFATYNGMSGFYIYTPLELDGGRLLFVNRGFVPYDQKEAKTREKGQLSGMQAVAGLARAKLPSKPSSLLPDNDIAKNIFYWKDLDVMASSVGLDAKRVLPFFVDADATPNPGGLPVGGVTIVDLPNDHLQYAVTWYGLAAALVAIVAISWLRKRHPDAPAQ, from the coding sequence GTGCCGATCCAAAAGCCGGGGGCAAATGCCGCTTGGCAGGCTTTCAAGGTCCTGCTGCTTCTCTCGGTTCTTGCCGTGCTGCTTGCACTCGGCACCTGGCAGGTCCAGCGTCTCAAATGGAAGGAAGGCTTGATTGCCGATATTACCGAAAGGCAGGCCGCAGCGCCGATCCCGCTGGGTGATATCGAGGCGATGGCTGCGCGCGGCGGCGATATCGAATATCGCCGCGTGACGACGTCCGGCCGCTATCTCAACGACAAGGAGCGCCATTTCTTCGCCACCTATAACGGCATGTCGGGCTTCTACATCTACACGCCGCTCGAACTCGATGGCGGTCGCCTGCTCTTCGTCAACCGGGGCTTTGTTCCCTACGACCAGAAGGAGGCGAAGACCCGCGAAAAAGGCCAGCTCTCCGGCATGCAGGCCGTAGCCGGGCTTGCCCGCGCCAAATTGCCCTCCAAGCCGTCGTCGCTGCTGCCGGACAACGACATTGCCAAGAACATCTTCTACTGGAAGGATTTGGACGTGATGGCCTCCAGCGTCGGGCTGGATGCTAAAAGGGTGCTTCCCTTCTTCGTCGATGCCGATGCAACGCCCAATCCTGGCGGCCTGCCGGTCGGCGGCGTGACCATTGTCGACCTGCCCAACGACCATCTGCAATATGCCGTCACCTGGTATGGCCTGGCGGCAGCGCTGGTTGCCATCGTCGCGATTTCCTGGCTGCGTAAACGCCATCCGGATGCCCCGGCGCAGTAG
- the ispH gene encoding 4-hydroxy-3-methylbut-2-enyl diphosphate reductase, producing the protein MNIAVSKPALTIRLCGPRGFCAGVDRAIQIVVLALKAYGAPVYVRHEIVHNRYVVEGLEAKGAIFVEELGEIPPEHRKQPVVFSAHGVPKSVPADADSRNLFYLDATCPLVSKVHKQAMRHNRLGRHVVLIGHAGHPEVIGTMGQLPEGTVSLVETIADVDAYVPVDPDNLGYVTQTTLSVDDTAGVIARLQERFPNLTAPSADSICYATTNRQEVVKQAAPGCDLFIIVGAPNSSNSKRLVEVALRAGAKQSVLVQRASEIDWDNMGDIATVGLSAGASAPEVIVNEIIEAFRQRYDAAVELAETVKETENFLVNRELRDVELTTADMAFVNGE; encoded by the coding sequence ATGAACATCGCCGTTTCGAAACCTGCCCTGACCATTCGCCTCTGCGGCCCCCGCGGCTTCTGCGCCGGCGTCGACCGTGCCATCCAGATCGTTGTGCTGGCGCTCAAGGCCTATGGCGCGCCGGTCTATGTCCGCCACGAGATCGTCCACAATCGCTACGTCGTCGAAGGTCTTGAGGCCAAGGGCGCAATCTTCGTCGAGGAACTCGGCGAAATCCCGCCGGAACACCGCAAGCAGCCTGTCGTCTTCTCCGCCCATGGCGTTCCGAAATCCGTGCCGGCCGATGCCGACAGCCGCAACCTCTTCTATCTCGATGCGACATGCCCGCTGGTCTCCAAGGTCCATAAACAGGCCATGCGCCACAACCGGCTAGGCCGCCATGTGGTGCTGATTGGCCACGCCGGCCATCCGGAAGTGATCGGCACGATGGGTCAACTGCCCGAAGGCACGGTGTCGCTGGTCGAGACGATTGCCGATGTCGATGCCTATGTGCCGGTCGATCCGGACAATCTCGGCTACGTCACGCAGACGACGCTGTCGGTGGACGACACGGCCGGCGTCATCGCTCGCCTGCAGGAGCGCTTTCCGAACCTGACCGCGCCGTCTGCCGATTCGATCTGCTATGCCACCACCAACCGCCAGGAAGTGGTGAAGCAGGCGGCACCCGGCTGCGACCTCTTCATCATCGTCGGTGCGCCGAATTCCTCAAATTCGAAGCGGCTTGTCGAGGTGGCGTTGAGGGCGGGCGCAAAACAATCTGTTCTCGTCCAGCGCGCGTCGGAAATCGACTGGGACAATATGGGCGATATCGCTACGGTGGGCCTGTCCGCCGGCGCCTCTGCCCCGGAGGTGATCGTCAACGAGATCATCGAGGCTTTCCGGCAGCGCTACGATGCGGCGGTCGAACTTGCCGAGACGGTCAAGGAAACCGAGAACTTCCTGGTCAATCGCGAGCTGCGGGATGTCGAGTTGACGACTGCCGACATGGCTTTCGTCAACGGCGAATAA
- a CDS encoding homoserine kinase, which produces MAVYTDITEDDLKTFLTEYDCGELTSYKGIAEGVENSNFLLHTTREPLILTLYEKRVEKDDLPFFLGLMQHLSARGLSCPLPLPRRDGALLGELSGRPAALISFLEGMWLRKPEAHHCREVGIALAKMHVAGEGFAIARPNALSCAGWQPLWDKSEARADEVEPGLRDEIRSELAFFEANWPKDLPTGVIHADLFPDNVFFLGDQLSGLIDFYFACNDMLAYDVSICLNAWCFEKDGAYNVTKGMAMLDGYQSIRPLSDAEIEALPTLARGSALRFFLTRLYDWLMTPAGAMVTKKDPLEYLRKLRFHRTVATGAEYGLAKA; this is translated from the coding sequence GTGGCCGTTTACACAGACATTACCGAAGACGATCTCAAGACCTTTTTGACAGAGTATGATTGCGGCGAACTCACCTCCTACAAGGGGATCGCAGAGGGTGTCGAGAATTCTAATTTCCTGCTGCACACGACGCGCGAGCCGCTGATCCTGACGCTCTATGAAAAACGCGTCGAAAAGGACGACTTGCCGTTCTTCCTGGGCCTGATGCAGCATCTTTCGGCGCGGGGCCTGTCGTGCCCGCTTCCCCTGCCGCGCCGCGATGGCGCTCTTCTCGGCGAACTCTCCGGCCGCCCTGCCGCGTTGATTTCGTTTCTCGAGGGCATGTGGCTGCGCAAGCCCGAGGCGCACCACTGCCGCGAGGTCGGCATCGCGCTTGCAAAGATGCATGTCGCAGGCGAGGGCTTTGCCATCGCCCGGCCGAACGCGCTCTCCTGCGCCGGGTGGCAGCCGCTGTGGGACAAGTCTGAAGCCCGCGCCGACGAGGTCGAGCCCGGCCTGCGGGATGAGATCCGGTCGGAACTGGCTTTCTTCGAGGCGAACTGGCCGAAAGACCTGCCGACCGGCGTCATCCATGCCGACCTGTTCCCCGACAATGTCTTTTTCCTCGGCGACCAGCTTTCCGGGCTGATCGATTTCTACTTCGCCTGCAACGACATGCTGGCCTATGACGTGTCGATCTGCCTCAATGCCTGGTGCTTCGAAAAGGACGGCGCTTACAACGTCACCAAGGGTATGGCCATGCTCGATGGCTACCAGAGCATCCGGCCGCTCAGCGACGCCGAGATCGAGGCGCTGCCGACGCTGGCGCGGGGCTCGGCGCTGCGCTTCTTCCTGACGCGGCTCTACGATTGGCTGATGACGCCGGCCGGCGCCATGGTCACCAAGAAGGACCCGCTGGAATATCTGCGCAAGCTGCGCTTTCATCGCACGGTTGCCACGGGCGCCGAATATGGGTTGGCCAAAGCATGA
- the rnhA gene encoding ribonuclease HI, giving the protein MKHVDIFTDGACSGNPGPGGWGAVLRYGDVEKDLCGGEAETTNNRMELMAAISSLGALKDACEVDLYTDSKYVMDGISKWIHGWKKNGWKTADKKPVKNAELWQALDAAHSRHKVTLHWVKGHAGHIENERADELARKGMEPFKKR; this is encoded by the coding sequence ATGAAACATGTCGATATCTTCACCGACGGCGCCTGCTCGGGAAATCCTGGGCCGGGCGGCTGGGGCGCCGTGCTGCGCTACGGCGATGTCGAGAAGGACCTCTGCGGTGGCGAGGCCGAGACGACCAACAACCGAATGGAACTGATGGCGGCGATCTCGTCGCTGGGTGCGCTCAAGGATGCCTGCGAGGTCGATCTCTACACGGACTCGAAATACGTCATGGACGGCATTTCGAAATGGATTCACGGCTGGAAGAAGAACGGCTGGAAGACCGCCGACAAGAAGCCGGTGAAGAACGCCGAGCTCTGGCAGGCTCTCGACGCCGCCCACAGCCGCCACAAGGTCACCCTGCACTGGGTCAAGGGCCACGCCGGCCACATCGAGAACGAGCGTGCCGATGAACTCGCCCGCAAGGGCATGGAGCCGTTCAAGAAGCGCTGA
- a CDS encoding Dabb family protein, with protein MILHCVFLRFKAAVTAPEKQSIFEAIVALKQVIPGILDVKYGPNVSPEGLHGGFVDGFAVTFESGAARDAYLVHPEHVAVGERIVSSTDGGLAGLLVFDLNI; from the coding sequence ATGATCCTGCACTGCGTATTTCTGCGCTTCAAGGCCGCCGTCACGGCGCCGGAAAAGCAATCCATATTTGAAGCGATCGTCGCATTGAAGCAGGTTATTCCAGGCATTCTCGACGTAAAATATGGCCCGAATGTCTCGCCGGAAGGCTTGCATGGCGGCTTCGTCGATGGCTTCGCCGTGACCTTCGAAAGCGGCGCTGCCCGCGATGCCTATCTCGTCCACCCCGAGCACGTCGCCGTCGGCGAACGCATCGTCTCGTCCACCGATGGCGGCCTGGCCGGATTGCTGGTGTTCGATCTCAATATCTGA
- a CDS encoding peroxiredoxin, which translates to MTIAIGEKIPAATFKEKTADGPTEISTDTLFSGKRVVLFAVPGAFTPTCSLNHLPGYLENLDAILAKGVNEVAVVSVNDWHVMGAWAQQSGGMGKIHFLADWDAAFTKALGLDADLSGGGLGVRSKRYSMLVEDGVVKTLNVEENPGEATVSAAATMIGQL; encoded by the coding sequence ATGACTATTGCCATCGGCGAGAAAATTCCCGCCGCCACGTTCAAGGAAAAGACAGCCGACGGCCCGACCGAAATCTCCACGGACACGCTGTTTTCGGGCAAGCGCGTCGTGCTCTTCGCCGTCCCCGGCGCCTTCACGCCAACCTGCTCGCTGAACCATCTGCCGGGCTACCTCGAGAACCTCGATGCCATCCTCGCAAAGGGTGTCAATGAAGTTGCCGTCGTTTCCGTTAATGACTGGCATGTGATGGGTGCATGGGCACAGCAATCGGGTGGCATGGGCAAGATCCATTTCCTCGCCGACTGGGATGCCGCCTTCACCAAGGCGCTCGGCCTCGACGCCGATCTCTCGGGCGGCGGTCTTGGCGTGCGCTCGAAGCGCTACTCGATGCTGGTAGAAGACGGCGTCGTCAAGACACTGAACGTCGAGGAAAACCCCGGCGAAGCGACGGTCTCGGCCGCAGCAACGATGATCGGGCAGCTCTGA
- a CDS encoding protein-disulfide reductase DsbD domain-containing protein, which produces MIFYPRLFRIPMTAAGIFAVSLMLASATHAATSDWATSDGGRMRVVATPADVSGHVKAVLQIEPGPGWITYWREPGESGIPPQLTLPAGSKATIDTIGYPVPKLISLGNVHEVGYDAPISLPLDINAAGERKLDITAFIGVCKDICVPFQATMSVTLPPPGSSDDAGDAAIVTDAAAALPQKPSADFGVKSHSLSPDGKTLSLHLTLPDAGDAIPQIYVTGPSGYVFFKQASASRSGRDVEVALTIGKLPKTYVVHGKSWGILVVNGSRAMETTLVME; this is translated from the coding sequence ATGATTTTCTATCCCAGACTTTTCCGGATCCCGATGACGGCGGCAGGTATTTTTGCCGTCTCCTTGATGCTCGCGTCCGCTACCCATGCGGCGACAAGCGACTGGGCAACCAGCGATGGCGGCCGGATGCGGGTGGTGGCAACGCCCGCCGACGTCAGCGGCCACGTAAAGGCTGTATTGCAGATCGAGCCGGGTCCCGGCTGGATCACCTACTGGCGCGAGCCCGGTGAAAGCGGCATCCCGCCGCAACTCACGCTGCCTGCGGGAAGCAAGGCGACAATCGACACTATCGGCTATCCGGTGCCAAAGCTCATCTCGCTCGGAAATGTCCATGAGGTCGGCTACGATGCGCCCATCAGCCTGCCGCTCGATATCAATGCCGCCGGCGAGCGAAAACTCGATATCACGGCCTTTATCGGCGTCTGCAAGGATATCTGCGTTCCCTTCCAGGCAACCATGAGCGTGACGTTGCCGCCGCCGGGTTCGTCCGACGATGCCGGGGATGCAGCCATCGTCACCGATGCAGCGGCAGCGCTTCCACAGAAACCTTCGGCCGATTTCGGCGTCAAGAGCCACAGCCTGTCGCCAGACGGCAAGACATTGTCGTTGCATCTCACCTTGCCGGACGCTGGCGACGCCATTCCCCAGATCTACGTGACCGGCCCCAGCGGCTATGTGTTTTTCAAGCAGGCCAGCGCCAGCCGCAGCGGTCGCGATGTGGAGGTCGCACTGACAATCGGCAAATTGCCGAAGACCTATGTTGTACACGGCAAGAGTTGGGGCATACTGGTCGTGAACGGCAGCCGCGCGATGGAAACGACGCTTGTCATGGAGTAG
- a CDS encoding YqgE/AlgH family protein: MSLSTLKYKGARGFLDGQFLIAMPGMADSNFARTVVYICAHSDAGAMGFIINRSQNLSFTDVLLHLDMIKTDDAIMLPDRARSFPIQTGGPVESGRGFVLHSDDYKSESSIAVSDDISLTATLDIIRAISNGNGPKKATMLLGYAGWSAGQLEAEVSNNGWLNCAPSEELIFDRSLDDKYERALALLGVTPAMLSSEAGHA; this comes from the coding sequence ATGTCGTTATCGACGCTGAAGTACAAAGGTGCACGCGGCTTTCTCGACGGTCAGTTTCTGATCGCAATGCCGGGAATGGCGGACAGTAACTTTGCCCGGACGGTTGTCTATATCTGTGCCCATTCGGATGCCGGAGCGATGGGTTTCATTATCAACCGGTCGCAGAACCTCAGCTTCACCGATGTTCTTCTGCATCTCGACATGATCAAGACTGACGATGCCATCATGCTGCCGGATCGTGCCCGCAGTTTTCCGATCCAGACCGGAGGCCCGGTCGAGAGCGGTCGAGGCTTCGTCCTGCACTCCGACGATTACAAGAGCGAGAGCAGCATCGCTGTCAGCGATGACATCAGCCTGACGGCAACGCTCGATATCATCCGCGCGATTTCCAACGGCAACGGCCCGAAAAAGGCGACGATGCTGCTCGGTTATGCCGGCTGGAGCGCCGGGCAGCTGGAGGCCGAAGTCAGCAATAACGGCTGGCTGAATTGCGCGCCGAGTGAAGAGCTTATCTTCGACCGCAGCCTTGATGATAAATACGAGCGGGCGCTGGCACTGCTCGGCGTCACGCCGGCGATGTTGTCGAGCGAAGCAGGCCACGCCTGA
- a CDS encoding CsbD family protein has protein sequence MGSTSDKISGKANELTGKAKEAVGKATGDNETRAKGAVQEAKGKAQVAEGKAKDKLKDAVDRA, from the coding sequence ATGGGTAGCACCAGCGACAAGATTTCCGGTAAGGCCAATGAATTGACCGGCAAGGCGAAGGAAGCCGTCGGCAAGGCCACTGGCGACAACGAGACGCGTGCTAAGGGCGCCGTTCAGGAAGCCAAAGGCAAGGCCCAGGTTGCCGAAGGCAAGGCCAAGGACAAGCTCAAGGACGCCGTCGATCGCGCCTGA
- a CDS encoding zinc-binding metallopeptidase family protein — protein MRLFDCDSCGQSVHFDNRQCVRCGHRLGFVPDRLKMYALEPDQEPDWHIVSEPSRSLRFCSNAALDLCNWMVDSDDPQGFCAACRHNRLVPNTGTSEGVDRWRRIGQAQRHLFYSLLRLELPHPDRSEDPQGGLVFDFLEDKINSAGFVVPAMTGHDDGLIAIRAAEADDVTREMARMSMHEPYRTLLGHFRHETGHFIWNKLVRDVNNFDGFREVFGDEREDYGAALRRHYENGVRADWQSSFISAYASSHPWEDFAECFAHYLHIVDTLETARAFGIAVDPRGHEEMASEVDFNPYRAHDAEQLVSAWVPLSVAVNSIQRSMGQPDSYPFVLSPPVVRKLDYLLRLIRDAAAGQTMQAA, from the coding sequence ATGCGATTGTTTGACTGCGACTCCTGTGGACAGTCGGTGCATTTCGACAATCGCCAGTGCGTCCGCTGCGGCCACCGCCTGGGTTTCGTTCCAGACCGGCTGAAGATGTACGCGCTGGAACCCGACCAGGAGCCGGACTGGCACATCGTTTCAGAACCGTCTCGCTCGCTGCGCTTTTGCTCGAATGCGGCGCTGGATCTCTGCAACTGGATGGTCGATTCCGACGATCCGCAAGGCTTCTGTGCGGCCTGCCGCCATAACAGGCTGGTGCCGAATACCGGGACATCCGAGGGTGTCGACCGCTGGCGCCGGATAGGGCAGGCACAGCGCCATCTGTTTTATTCACTTTTGCGCCTCGAACTGCCGCATCCCGATCGCAGCGAAGATCCGCAGGGCGGTCTGGTGTTCGATTTCCTCGAGGACAAGATCAACAGCGCCGGCTTCGTCGTGCCCGCCATGACCGGCCACGACGACGGCCTGATTGCCATCCGCGCCGCCGAGGCGGACGACGTGACGCGCGAAATGGCGCGCATGTCGATGCACGAGCCCTACCGGACGCTGCTCGGCCACTTCCGCCACGAGACCGGCCATTTCATCTGGAACAAGCTGGTCCGCGACGTCAATAATTTCGACGGCTTCCGCGAGGTGTTCGGCGACGAACGCGAGGACTATGGCGCAGCACTGCGGCGCCATTACGAGAACGGGGTGCGTGCGGATTGGCAGAGTAGCTTTATCAGCGCCTATGCCAGTTCCCATCCCTGGGAAGATTTCGCCGAGTGCTTTGCGCACTATCTCCACATCGTCGATACGCTGGAGACAGCCCGTGCTTTCGGCATCGCGGTCGATCCGCGCGGGCATGAGGAGATGGCGTCGGAGGTGGATTTCAATCCCTACAGGGCGCACGATGCCGAGCAGCTTGTTTCCGCCTGGGTGCCGCTCAGTGTCGCCGTGAACAGCATCCAGAGGAGCATGGGACAGCCGGACTCGTACCCATTTGTCCTGTCGCCGCCGGTGGTGAGGAAACTCGATTACCTGCTGCGGCTCATCCGTGACGCAGCAGCAGGCCAGACGATGCAGGCGGCCTGA